The Amycolatopsis sp. 195334CR genome includes a window with the following:
- a CDS encoding sialidase family protein produces MKRALLLVFLLLAGFAVPAAAAPAIDEQVLFEASADPGYACYRIPAIVKTARGTLLAFAEGRVDNCGDTGDIDLVLKRSEDGGRTWSPLQVVNSGDGDTHGNPVPIVDAVTGRIVLISTYNAGREDDKGCAIPCPRFPHQQHSDDDGKTWSVPRDIGAQVKRPEWTAWYASGPVHGIQLEKGPHAGRLVFGINAETARGTQSVENHAALIYSDDHGDSWRIGAQTDYPHSVPGTYTQKPQEISVAELADGSVYAAGRDQGGTDVGNRSYAISRDGGESFSTPFATIPDLVTPIVQGSVLRLQRPGKPERLLFSSPSDTDRRRWMMIRSSYDGGRSWETVEQGTRVTSDWSGYSDLVQISDPRSPSVEIGLMYEGGPVDARDEIRFARFGEEVLGWKNPAGPSTPDLSRQHSDATVVGSSSTVDGPYGRALELGGYLRVPYHPAQSPGAGDFTWTGWFRYGGSKADQVLTWLGGMGGTAPQLWLRAEPRLGRLIATMTTPAGSKSITTFGAYDDQQWHHVALRRTGDRLSLSIDGAEAAAGPASAGTISQTVSWQFIVGQRLDNTQRWQGALDEIRFYRRSLSDAELEAIRTRNAAVAEGQVLRLPLDRVSR; encoded by the coding sequence GTGAAACGAGCGCTGCTCCTGGTTTTCCTGCTGCTGGCGGGATTCGCGGTACCGGCCGCGGCGGCGCCCGCGATCGACGAGCAGGTGTTGTTCGAGGCTTCGGCCGATCCGGGTTATGCCTGCTACCGGATCCCGGCGATCGTGAAGACCGCGCGCGGCACACTGCTCGCGTTCGCCGAGGGCCGGGTGGACAACTGCGGGGACACCGGGGACATCGACCTGGTGCTCAAGCGGTCGGAGGACGGCGGGCGCACGTGGTCGCCGTTGCAGGTGGTGAACTCCGGGGACGGGGACACCCACGGCAACCCGGTGCCGATCGTGGACGCGGTGACCGGGCGGATCGTGCTGATCAGCACGTACAACGCGGGACGCGAGGACGACAAGGGCTGCGCGATCCCGTGCCCGCGGTTCCCGCACCAGCAGCACAGCGACGACGACGGCAAGACGTGGTCGGTGCCGCGTGACATCGGTGCCCAGGTCAAGCGTCCGGAGTGGACGGCGTGGTACGCCTCCGGGCCGGTGCACGGGATCCAGCTGGAGAAGGGCCCGCACGCCGGGCGGCTGGTGTTCGGGATCAACGCGGAAACCGCCCGCGGTACGCAGTCGGTGGAGAACCACGCCGCGCTGATCTACAGCGACGACCACGGTGACAGCTGGCGGATCGGCGCGCAGACCGACTACCCGCATTCGGTACCGGGCACGTACACGCAGAAACCGCAGGAGATCAGCGTCGCCGAGTTGGCCGACGGGTCGGTGTACGCGGCCGGGCGCGACCAGGGCGGCACGGACGTCGGCAACCGTTCGTACGCGATCAGCCGGGATGGTGGCGAGTCGTTCAGCACGCCGTTCGCCACGATTCCGGATCTGGTGACGCCGATCGTGCAGGGTTCGGTGCTGCGGTTGCAGCGGCCGGGCAAGCCCGAGCGGCTGCTGTTCTCGTCGCCCTCGGACACCGACCGGCGGCGGTGGATGATGATCCGTTCGTCGTATGACGGTGGGCGGAGCTGGGAGACGGTCGAGCAGGGCACGCGGGTCACCTCGGATTGGTCCGGGTACTCGGATCTGGTGCAGATCAGCGATCCGCGGTCGCCGTCGGTGGAGATCGGGCTGATGTACGAGGGCGGCCCGGTGGACGCCCGCGACGAGATCCGGTTCGCGCGGTTCGGCGAGGAGGTACTGGGCTGGAAGAACCCGGCCGGACCGTCCACACCGGACCTTTCCCGGCAGCACTCGGACGCCACGGTGGTGGGCTCCTCGTCCACCGTGGACGGCCCGTACGGGCGGGCGCTGGAGCTGGGCGGTTATCTCCGCGTGCCGTACCACCCGGCGCAGTCGCCGGGTGCGGGTGACTTCACCTGGACCGGCTGGTTCCGCTACGGCGGGAGCAAGGCCGATCAGGTGCTGACCTGGCTGGGTGGCATGGGTGGGACCGCGCCGCAGCTGTGGCTGCGCGCCGAACCGCGGCTGGGCAGGCTGATCGCCACGATGACCACCCCGGCCGGGTCCAAGTCGATCACCACTTTTGGCGCCTACGACGACCAGCAGTGGCACCACGTGGCCCTGCGGCGCACCGGGGATCGCCTGTCGCTGAGCATCGATGGCGCCGAAGCCGCGGCAGGCCCGGCCTCGGCGGGCACGATCAGCCAGACCGTGTCGTGGCAGTTCATCGTCGGGCAGCGGCTGGACAACACGCAACGCTGGCAAGGCGCGCTCGACGAAATCCGCTTCTACCGGCGCTCGTTGAGCGACGCCGAACTGGAGGCCATCCGGACGCGAAACGCCGCGGTGGCGGAGGGGCAGGTGCTACGCCTCCCCCTGGACCGCGTCTCCCGGTGA